The Streptomyces sp. NBC_01775 genome includes a region encoding these proteins:
- a CDS encoding carboxyl transferase domain-containing protein: MSPSETTDPDSHSARGALAQVVRDFREFASAEPLAPALETAPERGTPGADQADGPLGWPGYDEARARAALRTGESESVVCGTGIAGGAAPEGRAAPGGGTGAAGGVQAVLISFEFGFLGGSLGERTGDRIEAAHLKARELGLPVVTLVATGGSRMQEGMRALSQLQRVARQTALTRRAGLPQLAVVRDPSTGGGWATLAAGADVVLGLPGAQAAFAGSRVRPPDADPAAYTVEGQYAAGHLDQIVPPARLGGAVAEWLALLTGGTRSPEPAPVPYALTGNGGDGALPGSGPEAVARARSSGRPRAAAYLDAYFDTRREISGDRCGGADPGTLCGFGLREGRAVAYVAQCGTATLPSGYRAASRLIRMADRLGLPVLTLIDTPGAANGAEDERAGAGPAIAEVFAAVAEASVPVTSLLIGEGGSGGALALAAPGRLWVTPDSYFSVIAPEPAAAILKRGPERVPETAEALRLRPQDAVALGVARGVAEIEEEAGINDPAAGGE, translated from the coding sequence ATGAGCCCCAGCGAAACCACGGACCCGGACAGCCACTCGGCGCGCGGCGCACTCGCCCAGGTGGTGCGCGACTTCAGGGAGTTCGCGTCGGCGGAGCCGTTGGCTCCGGCCCTTGAGACTGCTCCGGAGAGAGGGACTCCCGGGGCGGACCAGGCCGACGGGCCGCTCGGCTGGCCCGGCTACGACGAGGCCAGGGCGCGGGCCGCGCTGCGCACCGGCGAGAGCGAGTCCGTCGTGTGCGGCACCGGCATTGCGGGCGGCGCTGCCCCGGAGGGCCGCGCTGCCCCGGGGGGCGGCACAGGTGCGGCGGGCGGTGTGCAAGCGGTGCTGATCTCTTTCGAGTTCGGCTTCCTCGGGGGCTCGCTCGGAGAGCGCACCGGCGACCGGATCGAGGCCGCCCACCTGAAAGCGCGCGAACTGGGCCTGCCCGTCGTCACCCTCGTCGCCACGGGCGGCAGCCGTATGCAGGAGGGGATGCGGGCGCTCAGCCAGCTCCAGCGCGTGGCACGGCAGACCGCGCTGACGCGGCGTGCGGGCCTTCCCCAGCTCGCCGTCGTCCGCGATCCGTCCACCGGCGGCGGCTGGGCCACCCTCGCGGCGGGCGCCGACGTGGTGCTCGGACTCCCCGGTGCCCAGGCCGCGTTCGCGGGCTCCCGGGTGCGGCCCCCGGACGCCGATCCCGCCGCCTACACCGTCGAGGGCCAGTACGCGGCGGGGCACCTCGACCAGATCGTGCCGCCCGCGCGCCTGGGCGGCGCGGTCGCCGAGTGGCTGGCCCTGCTCACGGGCGGCACCCGTTCTCCGGAACCCGCCCCGGTCCCGTACGCGCTGACCGGAAACGGTGGTGACGGCGCGCTCCCGGGGAGCGGCCCGGAGGCGGTCGCACGGGCCCGTTCCTCCGGCAGGCCGCGCGCCGCCGCGTATCTGGACGCCTACTTCGACACCCGCCGGGAGATCAGCGGCGACCGCTGCGGGGGAGCGGACCCGGGCACGCTGTGCGGCTTCGGGCTGCGGGAGGGCCGCGCGGTCGCCTACGTCGCACAGTGCGGGACCGCGACCCTGCCGTCCGGATACCGCGCCGCTTCCCGGCTCATCCGGATGGCGGACCGGCTCGGCCTCCCCGTCCTCACCCTCATCGACACCCCCGGCGCCGCCAACGGGGCCGAGGACGAGCGGGCCGGGGCGGGGCCCGCCATCGCGGAGGTGTTCGCCGCCGTCGCTGAGGCGAGCGTTCCGGTCACCTCGCTGCTCATCGGCGAGGGCGGCTCCGGCGGCGCCCTCGCGCTGGCCGCGCCCGGCAGGCTGTGGGTCACTCCCGACAGCTACTTCTCCGTGATCGCCCCCGAGCCGGCCGCCGCCATCCTCAAGCGCGGCCCCGAACGCGTACCGGAGACCGCCGAGGCCCTGCGGCTGCGCCCCCAGGACGCGGTCGCCCTCGGCGTGGCACGCGGGGTGGCGGAGATCGAGGAGGAGGCGGGGATCAACGACCCCGCGGCGGGCGGGGAATAG
- a CDS encoding J-domain-containing protein — translation MTERKPPGISFETWADRQIREAEERGEFANLPGAGKPLPSIDKPYTEQWWVERKMRDENLSYVPPSLALRKEAQEAREKAAEATSEAQVRAILTEINAKIAEAVRRPPDGPPHRLVPFDVESAVREWRSARP, via the coding sequence ATGACCGAACGCAAGCCCCCAGGCATCAGCTTCGAGACCTGGGCCGACCGCCAGATCCGGGAGGCCGAGGAGCGCGGCGAGTTCGCGAATCTGCCCGGCGCCGGCAAGCCGCTGCCCAGCATCGACAAGCCCTACACCGAGCAGTGGTGGGTCGAGCGCAAGATGCGCGACGAGAACCTCTCCTACGTGCCGCCCTCCCTCGCGCTCCGCAAGGAGGCGCAGGAGGCCCGCGAGAAGGCCGCCGAGGCGACCTCGGAGGCCCAGGTGCGCGCGATCCTCACCGAGATCAACGCGAAGATCGCCGAGGCCGTCCGGCGGCCCCCGGACGGCCCCCCGCACCGGCTCGTGCCGTTCGACGTGGAGAGCGCGGTCCGGGAGTGGCGCTCGGCCCGCCCCTGA
- a CDS encoding DsbA family oxidoreductase → MRVEIWSDIACPWCYIGKARFEKGLAAFAHRDEVEVVHRSFELDPNAGEPTGLPVIQLLADKYGLSPDEAEAAEARVAQTARGEGLGYASGRLMNGSTFGLHRLLHHAKKRGPEAHTALLEAFYRANFADLLPLGDTETVVAVAASAGLEEAEVRGVLADEEAYADDVRADEREASALGATGVPFFVLDRRFGVSGGQPAEVFTQALEQAHAAGGGLVQVQASESAPVCEDGACAVPAHQH, encoded by the coding sequence ATGCGTGTAGAGATCTGGTCCGACATCGCCTGCCCCTGGTGCTACATCGGAAAGGCCCGCTTCGAGAAGGGCCTGGCGGCCTTCGCGCACCGCGACGAGGTCGAGGTGGTGCACCGCTCCTTCGAACTGGACCCGAACGCGGGGGAGCCCACCGGGCTGCCCGTCATCCAGCTCCTGGCAGACAAGTACGGGCTCTCGCCCGACGAGGCCGAGGCGGCGGAAGCGCGCGTGGCGCAGACCGCGCGCGGTGAGGGCCTCGGGTACGCGTCCGGGCGCCTGATGAACGGCTCCACCTTCGGCCTGCACCGGCTGCTGCACCACGCCAAGAAGCGCGGCCCCGAGGCGCACACGGCGCTGCTGGAGGCCTTCTACCGGGCCAACTTCGCCGACCTGCTGCCGCTGGGCGACACGGAGACCGTCGTCGCCGTCGCCGCCTCGGCAGGGCTGGAGGAGGCGGAGGTCCGCGGGGTGCTCGCCGACGAGGAGGCGTACGCGGACGACGTACGCGCCGACGAGCGTGAGGCCTCGGCGCTCGGCGCGACGGGCGTGCCCTTCTTCGTGCTGGACCGCCGCTTCGGTGTCTCCGGGGGCCAGCCCGCCGAGGTCTTCACCCAGGCGCTGGAGCAGGCCCACGCGGCGGGTGGCGGCCTCGTCCAGGTCCAGGCATCCGAGAGCGCACCGGTGTGCGAGGACGGCGCCTGCGCGGTCCCGGCCCACCAGCACTGA